A section of the Anabaena cylindrica PCC 7122 genome encodes:
- a CDS encoding DUF29 domain-containing protein has translation MTTHQPTVTTNANLYEQDFYLWIETTAKQLKAGKLAEVDLENLIEEIESMGRSEKRALESNLVVLLMHLLKYKYQPEKRTNSWLSTILEHRRRLNKNLQDSPSLKKYFLETFSECYQDARQQAAIETGLLIDNFPVESPFSADECLNKDFLPD, from the coding sequence ATGACAACACATCAACCAACAGTAACTACAAACGCTAATCTTTACGAACAAGATTTTTACCTGTGGATAGAAACAACAGCCAAACAATTAAAAGCAGGGAAATTGGCAGAAGTTGATTTAGAAAATCTGATTGAAGAAATCGAAAGCATGGGAAGAAGTGAAAAAAGAGCATTAGAAAGTAATTTAGTAGTGCTTTTAATGCACCTGCTGAAATATAAATATCAGCCAGAAAAACGTACTAATAGTTGGCTTTCTACTATCTTGGAACATCGACGGAGATTAAATAAAAATTTACAAGATAGTCCTAGTTTGAAAAAATATTTTTTAGAAACATTCTCTGAATGCTATCAAGATGCACGTCAACAAGCAGCTATAGAAACAGGTTTGTTAATTGATAACTTTCCAGTAGAGTCTCCTTTTAGTGCAGATGAATGTTTAAATAAAGATTTTTTACCTGATTAA